In one Candidatus Nomurabacteria bacterium genomic region, the following are encoded:
- the uvrA gene encoding excinuclease ABC subunit UvrA, whose translation MPEVIRVTGAREHNLKNINVEIPRDKLVVITGLSGSGKSSLAFDTIYAEGQRRYVESLSSYARQFLGTMDKPDVDQIEGLSPAISIDQKSTSRNPRSTVATVTEIYDYMRLLFARIGVPHCPIDGQAVQRRTPQDIIDTVLQYDDGKRLMIMSPIVKDKKGEFAHIPEQYRRLGFARARVDGVVYALDEFPELQKNYKHNIEIVVDRIAISDDMKGRVSQSVEQALDIGGGIVEILRVDDDEVDVYSQRYACVDHPNEEIPELEPRLFSFNAPQGACPVCTGLGSRLEVDPDLVFNPNLTISEGAIRPYNRVNSDAWYMKRLAAVADRHGFSLKVPVRELSDEALQKILYGTGEETYTVSIGEGRSYTSTYEGVIPNLERRHKETDSDFMRRDIERFMRERECHACRGARLKPVVLAVTVHDKNIMDICRLAVDDALNFFNNKFKLTEQEKIIANQILKEIVARLSFMSNVGLTYLELTRAANTLSGGEAQRIRLATQIGSGLQGVLYVLDEPSIGLHQRDNDRLIETLKHLRDLGNTVLVVEHDEDTIRHADYLLDIGPGAGVAGGNVVAAGTPDEVAKNPDSITGRYLAGVDKIAVPKKRRVTNKDRRLIVKGARENNLKNIDVVFPLGVMTVVSGVSGSGKSTLVNDILAKELSARLHRSQEVPGHHDSIEGISQLDKAIVIDQSAIGRTPRSNPATYTGVFTPIRELFASTPEANIRGYKAGRFSFNVKGGRCENCQGDGVIKIEMHFLPDVYVTCDVCHGKRYNREALEIKYNGKTISDVLEMTVEQAAGFFTNIPVIARKLDTLVEVGLGYIRLGQPATTFSGGEAQRIKLASELSRRSTGRTMYILDEPTTGLHSADVKRLLTILQKLVEGGNTMVVIEHNLDVIKTADYIIDMGPEGGNGGGQVIAAGTPEDITKVANSFTGEYLKSLVK comes from the coding sequence ATGCCAGAGGTAATACGTGTTACTGGCGCGCGTGAACACAACTTGAAGAACATCAACGTTGAAATTCCGCGCGACAAACTAGTCGTCATCACAGGGCTGTCCGGTTCGGGCAAGTCCTCGCTTGCGTTCGACACGATTTATGCCGAAGGCCAGCGACGCTATGTCGAGAGTCTTTCTAGCTATGCACGGCAATTTCTTGGCACCATGGACAAGCCCGACGTCGATCAGATTGAGGGTTTAAGTCCTGCTATTAGTATTGATCAAAAATCTACTAGTCGTAACCCTCGTTCGACCGTGGCGACCGTTACTGAAATCTATGATTACATGCGTTTATTATTTGCGCGCATCGGTGTGCCTCATTGTCCAATTGACGGTCAAGCGGTGCAGCGCAGGACTCCGCAAGATATCATCGACACAGTGCTGCAGTATGACGATGGCAAGCGTTTGATGATTATGTCACCTATCGTAAAAGATAAAAAAGGCGAATTTGCGCACATACCGGAACAATATCGTCGCCTTGGCTTTGCGCGCGCCCGAGTGGACGGCGTAGTATATGCGCTTGATGAGTTTCCGGAATTACAAAAGAATTATAAACACAACATTGAAATTGTTGTTGACCGCATAGCAATAAGCGATGACATGAAAGGCCGGGTATCGCAGTCTGTAGAGCAAGCGCTCGATATCGGTGGTGGTATTGTCGAAATATTACGAGTCGATGACGATGAAGTGGATGTGTATTCGCAACGCTATGCCTGCGTGGATCATCCTAACGAAGAGATTCCTGAGCTTGAGCCGAGACTGTTTAGTTTTAACGCGCCACAAGGTGCTTGTCCGGTTTGTACTGGACTAGGTAGTCGTCTAGAAGTCGACCCTGATCTTGTCTTTAACCCAAATTTGACCATCAGCGAGGGGGCTATCCGTCCGTATAACCGAGTAAATAGTGACGCTTGGTATATGAAACGTTTAGCGGCGGTTGCCGACAGGCACGGATTTAGTCTGAAAGTGCCAGTGCGTGAATTGTCGGACGAGGCGTTGCAAAAAATATTGTATGGCACGGGTGAAGAAACGTATACCGTTAGCATCGGCGAGGGACGTTCGTATACGTCAACATACGAGGGCGTCATCCCGAATCTAGAGCGCCGACATAAAGAAACAGACAGTGATTTTATGCGTCGTGATATTGAGCGGTTTATGCGTGAACGTGAATGTCACGCATGTCGTGGTGCTAGGTTAAAGCCTGTGGTTTTGGCAGTGACAGTACATGACAAAAACATCATGGATATCTGCCGTCTTGCCGTCGATGATGCGCTAAATTTCTTTAATAATAAATTCAAACTGACCGAGCAAGAAAAAATTATTGCAAATCAGATTCTCAAAGAAATTGTTGCCAGACTTAGCTTCATGAGCAATGTCGGTCTGACGTATCTTGAGTTGACGCGCGCGGCGAATACACTCAGTGGTGGTGAGGCCCAGCGTATTCGCTTGGCAACGCAGATCGGTAGCGGCTTGCAGGGTGTGCTATATGTACTCGACGAACCGTCAATCGGCCTGCATCAGCGTGATAATGACCGCTTGATTGAAACATTGAAGCACCTACGCGATCTTGGCAATACTGTTTTGGTCGTTGAACACGACGAAGACACGATTCGTCATGCGGATTACCTACTTGATATAGGTCCCGGCGCGGGTGTTGCGGGTGGAAATGTCGTGGCTGCTGGTACGCCAGACGAAGTTGCTAAAAATCCTGACAGTATTACTGGCCGCTATTTGGCTGGCGTCGATAAAATTGCTGTACCTAAAAAGCGTCGCGTCACGAATAAAGACAGACGGCTCATCGTAAAGGGCGCGCGCGAGAACAATCTCAAAAACATCGATGTTGTATTTCCGCTTGGCGTCATGACGGTTGTCAGTGGCGTGAGCGGTAGCGGCAAGTCGACGCTCGTTAACGATATTTTGGCAAAAGAGCTATCTGCTCGATTGCATCGTAGTCAGGAAGTGCCCGGCCATCACGATAGCATCGAAGGCATAAGTCAGCTCGACAAAGCGATTGTCATCGATCAGTCGGCCATCGGTCGCACCCCACGATCAAATCCCGCTACCTATACTGGTGTCTTTACTCCTATTCGTGAATTATTTGCCAGCACTCCCGAAGCTAATATTCGTGGCTACAAAGCTGGTCGATTCAGTTTTAACGTTAAGGGTGGCCGTTGCGAAAATTGCCAGGGTGATGGCGTTATCAAAATCGAAATGCACTTTTTGCCAGATGTTTATGTTACATGTGACGTATGCCATGGCAAGCGCTATAACCGCGAAGCGCTCGAAATCAAATACAACGGTAAGACTATTAGCGACGTACTTGAAATGACGGTCGAGCAGGCGGCGGGATTCTTTACTAACATTCCGGTAATAGCGCGAAAACTAGATACTCTTGTTGAAGTTGGTTTGGGTTATATACGTTTAGGTCAGCCGGCCACGACGTTTAGCGGTGGTGAAGCGCAGCGTATTAAGCTTGCAAGTGAACTTAGCCGACGAAGCACTGGCCGTACTATGTACATACTCGACGAACCAACGACCGGTCTTCATAGCGCTGACGTGAAGCGCTTACTGACAATTTTGCAAAAACTTGTTGAGGGCGGCAATACCATGGTTGTCATCGAACATAATCTTGATGTCATTAAGACAGCTGATTACATCATTGATATGGGGCCCGAGGGCGGTAATGGCGGTGGTCAAGTAATTGCCGCTGGTACGCCAGAAGACATAACGAAAGTAGCAAATTCGTTCACTGGCGAATACTTGAAGTCACTCGTAAAATAA
- a CDS encoding DedA family protein — translation MHQLSDIVLSLGLPGIVTVVFIESGFPFGFFLPGDTILFAAGLFAAKGQFSISLAITMIFIANFAGVTIGYWTGKGLGKRYVKKESKLLFRHEYVEKAEKFYAKHGGKAIILGRFVPAVRSFVPVIAGVANMNYRHLMFYNAIGAFIWATSVPLVGYFAGKWLEDHGISIELLVMPIFILVVIISFAGPAIHALSNKQTREKLLARLRKN, via the coding sequence ATGCATCAATTAAGTGACATCGTTCTCTCACTCGGACTTCCCGGTATTGTCACGGTAGTTTTTATCGAAAGCGGCTTTCCTTTCGGCTTCTTTTTACCAGGCGACACTATATTATTTGCCGCCGGACTCTTCGCTGCTAAAGGTCAATTTTCCATCTCGCTAGCCATCACTATGATCTTCATTGCAAACTTCGCCGGTGTCACCATAGGATACTGGACCGGCAAAGGTCTGGGTAAACGCTACGTCAAGAAAGAAAGCAAATTACTTTTCCGTCATGAATACGTAGAAAAAGCCGAGAAATTTTATGCCAAGCACGGGGGCAAAGCCATCATCTTAGGGCGTTTCGTACCGGCAGTACGCTCGTTCGTACCAGTCATAGCCGGCGTTGCCAATATGAACTACCGACATCTAATGTTTTATAACGCTATAGGTGCTTTCATTTGGGCTACGAGTGTGCCGCTCGTCGGTTATTTTGCTGGCAAATGGCTCGAAGATCATGGCATAAGTATTGAACTGCTCGTCATGCCTATCTTTATCTTAGTCGTCATCATCTCTTTTGCCGGCCCGGCAATTCATGCTCTGAGCAACAAACAGACCAGAGAAAAACTACTCGCTCGACTACGCAAAAATTAA
- a CDS encoding 50S ribosomal protein L25, with translation MSEITLQLSSREVSGKKVVKLRKQGLVPSVVYGGKSEPLSTQSGLVETTKVAHQAGKHSPVHLVIDGKKKLAIIKDIDIDPVKHQVRHVAFHTIKQNEAIVTEVPIHLVGVGESVAEKAGLVVLQALEHVEIKAKPADLPEALELSVAELATDEDKLTLGDIKLPEGVEFADHEQNLDLVIANVYEPGALQAQNEAAAGDAESADAGDVGADNGGDSDQESQAGESMPGGKAQDEPKQQNVDANK, from the coding sequence ATGAGCGAAATTACCCTACAGCTGAGTTCCCGGGAAGTCTCCGGAAAAAAAGTTGTCAAATTACGTAAACAAGGCTTGGTGCCAAGTGTTGTCTATGGTGGAAAGTCAGAGCCTTTGAGCACGCAGTCGGGCCTCGTCGAAACAACAAAAGTTGCCCATCAGGCAGGCAAACACTCACCGGTACATCTAGTAATTGACGGCAAGAAAAAGCTGGCAATTATTAAAGACATCGATATCGACCCAGTGAAGCACCAAGTGCGTCATGTCGCTTTTCATACCATCAAGCAGAATGAAGCCATCGTTACGGAAGTACCGATTCATTTGGTGGGCGTGGGCGAAAGTGTTGCCGAAAAAGCAGGGCTTGTCGTACTACAGGCGCTGGAGCATGTAGAGATCAAGGCAAAACCGGCTGACTTGCCGGAGGCTTTGGAGCTTTCCGTTGCTGAACTGGCGACAGACGAAGACAAACTGACACTCGGGGATATTAAACTACCTGAGGGAGTTGAATTTGCTGACCATGAGCAGAATCTAGACTTGGTCATTGCGAATGTTTACGAACCAGGAGCATTGCAGGCCCAAAACGAGGCTGCAGCTGGCGACGCAGAATCAGCTGATGCTGGTGACGTGGGTGCCGATAATGGTGGCGATAGTGATCAAGAAAGCCAAGCTGGAGAGTCTATGCCTGGCGGTAAAGCTCAGGATGAGCCCAAGCAACAAAACGTTGACGCTAACAAATAA
- a CDS encoding rhodanese-related sulfurtransferase, with the protein MQKILLYYKFTPIHDPEAVKLWQKTLCEGLDLRGRILVSRHGLNGTVGGDMDDLKKYIKATKQYPGFKDIVFKWSDGSREDFPRMSVKSRRELVGFKNSDDEFEVDENGVIGGGKHLKPEQVHELIEKYGDDVVFFDGRNEHEAKIGKFKDAIVPNTNTSRDFISELESSKYDDIKDKKIVTYCTGGIRCEVISAMMKKRGFKDVYQIDGGIVKYGEAFGDDGLWEGSLRVFDDRMVLDFSDHAKTIGECTHCGGPTNNFENCARAECNDLVLICLNCKQDPDLLYHTVACRAVVKS; encoded by the coding sequence ATGCAAAAGATATTGCTCTATTACAAATTTACGCCAATTCATGACCCAGAAGCGGTAAAGTTGTGGCAAAAAACCCTATGTGAAGGGCTTGATTTACGTGGTCGGATTCTAGTAAGTCGTCATGGTCTTAACGGTACGGTTGGCGGCGATATGGATGATTTAAAAAAGTACATCAAAGCTACTAAGCAGTATCCTGGATTTAAAGATATCGTATTTAAATGGAGCGACGGTAGCCGAGAAGACTTTCCGCGTATGAGCGTAAAAAGTCGGCGCGAGTTAGTCGGTTTCAAAAATTCAGATGATGAATTTGAAGTTGATGAAAACGGCGTAATCGGCGGTGGCAAACACTTAAAGCCTGAACAAGTTCATGAATTGATCGAAAAATATGGTGACGACGTAGTGTTCTTCGATGGTCGCAATGAGCATGAAGCAAAAATTGGTAAATTTAAAGATGCTATCGTGCCGAATACAAATACATCTCGTGATTTTATCTCTGAACTTGAAAGTAGCAAGTATGATGACATCAAAGATAAAAAAATTGTAACGTACTGCACTGGCGGTATTCGTTGCGAAGTTATTAGCGCTATGATGAAAAAACGCGGCTTTAAAGACGTATACCAAATTGATGGCGGTATCGTGAAATACGGTGAAGCATTTGGAGACGATGGCTTATGGGAGGGCTCGCTGCGAGTATTTGATGACCGTATGGTCTTAGATTTCAGCGATCACGCTAAAACAATTGGCGAATGTACTCATTGTGGCGGCCCGACGAACAACTTCGAAAATTGTGCTCGCGCCGAGTGTAACGACCTAGTGCTGATTTGCCTAAATTGTAAGCAAGATCCTGACCTGCTGTATCATACAGTTGCTTGTAGGGCTGTCGTAAAATCTTGA
- a CDS encoding rRNA adenine N(6)-methyltransferase family protein, producing MKRIAHKSQYFLRSPRRMKEMIGHSNIKSSDTVYDIGAGSGVISSILATRSSQVIAYENDSRIVAKLRENVGQFSNVTVIEQDFLKSDLPNTPYKVFSNIPFHLSSPILRKLTESDNRPTAIYLIVQKQFAHKLLIDDERFTGLLGAQIAPLYTTRIRMRLERTDYWPHPAVDTVLIELLLRDEPLIVPDRMPAYRQFTAHCYEAPKIFAKMPQSAVGITSGTKPSQLTLDQWVALFDAQSIY from the coding sequence ATGAAGCGAATTGCTCACAAATCTCAATATTTCCTACGAAGTCCTAGACGTATGAAGGAGATGATTGGTCACTCTAACATCAAATCATCCGACACGGTTTATGATATCGGCGCTGGCAGTGGAGTGATATCGTCTATTTTAGCTACGCGCTCCTCGCAGGTAATAGCCTACGAGAACGACTCACGCATAGTGGCGAAGCTACGCGAAAATGTCGGGCAATTTTCTAATGTTACAGTAATAGAACAAGACTTTTTGAAGTCAGATCTCCCCAACACGCCATACAAAGTATTTTCGAACATCCCATTTCATCTCAGCTCGCCAATTTTGCGAAAATTGACCGAATCAGACAACAGACCAACTGCAATTTACTTAATTGTACAAAAACAATTCGCACATAAATTGCTGATTGACGACGAGCGTTTTACGGGCCTGCTTGGTGCACAGATAGCTCCGCTCTACACTACCCGAATCCGCATGCGTTTAGAGCGAACCGACTATTGGCCGCATCCCGCCGTCGACACGGTACTCATAGAATTATTACTACGAGACGAACCGCTCATAGTGCCAGATCGCATGCCGGCCTATCGTCAATTTACGGCCCATTGTTACGAAGCACCCAAGATTTTTGCCAAGATGCCACAAAGCGCTGTCGGAATCACTTCCGGTACAAAACCGTCCCAATTGACCCTTGATCAATGGGTGGCCCTTTTTGACGCGCAAAGCATCTATTGA
- a CDS encoding VIT1/CCC1 transporter family protein has translation MEQKITHASELLARRALQVQRGGARAAVLGVNDGLVSTLCLVIGVAATGAEAKAVLIAGFAGLLAGAISMAAGEWISVKAQVELFEGVLQDLKGIMETDGDLLAKNLAKNFEDHGIDAKSAKSAAADVSRDKKLFTSMYSSQVIGINDDELGSPWVAAVSSFLLFTAGSIAPLFPWMIGLHGVAGIMWAVGLTVVGGLLVGGYTARSSGKSVVYGAIRQLLIVVFASIVTYGIGHLFGVAIS, from the coding sequence ATGGAACAAAAAATTACTCATGCTAGTGAATTGTTAGCTAGGCGTGCTCTACAGGTTCAAAGGGGCGGTGCTAGGGCTGCCGTATTAGGTGTCAACGACGGACTTGTTAGTACACTTTGTCTGGTAATTGGTGTTGCAGCGACTGGTGCCGAGGCTAAGGCTGTGTTAATAGCGGGCTTTGCTGGATTGCTCGCGGGTGCAATCTCTATGGCGGCAGGTGAATGGATATCGGTTAAAGCTCAGGTTGAACTTTTTGAAGGCGTACTGCAAGACCTAAAAGGCATTATGGAAACCGATGGTGATCTTTTGGCAAAAAATTTGGCAAAGAATTTTGAAGATCACGGTATTGATGCGAAATCCGCAAAAAGTGCCGCCGCAGACGTATCTCGAGACAAGAAGTTGTTTACATCTATGTACTCGTCGCAAGTTATAGGTATTAATGACGACGAGCTTGGTTCGCCATGGGTTGCTGCCGTGTCGTCGTTCTTGCTGTTTACCGCGGGTTCTATCGCGCCACTCTTTCCTTGGATGATTGGTCTTCATGGGGTCGCGGGTATTATGTGGGCGGTTGGACTAACGGTGGTTGGCGGCTTATTAGTTGGCGGGTACACCGCACGATCAAGTGGTAAAAGTGTCGTTTATGGCGCTATCCGTCAGTTACTTATTGTTGTATTTGCTTCTATCGTGACATATGGCATCGGTCATCTCTTCGGTGTCGCAATCTCATAG
- a CDS encoding excinuclease ABC subunit UvrC, which produces MNKKLEAKLKTLPLSPGVYFHKSANGEIIYVGKAAVLKNRVRQYFQSQRDMDVKTRALVAEIDDTDWTETESEIDALFLESEMVKRYMPRFNILLRDDKSQIYVRIDMKSEWPTVSFTRNPADDEAEYFGPYYNGFAIKKALRYLRRVFPYYTKVPKTGQREDLDTHIGLSPAPSTTSGEYKATLRKLIRYFEGGRKTLAKEIEKDMRLAAKMHDFENAARLRNRLNDLAELQRKIMFGDREFLDISKDRALGDLTSLLALPKVPARIEGYDISHMGGVNVVASMVVFTNGVSNRSEYRKFKMRIEQNNDTANMHETILRRFSPKNVKEWGTPDLILIDGGKGQLDAAIKALESRELHVPIISIAKREEEIIVHQTRSNIDTKVLESLIKNPTTHEYVERSGAYYVVNLHPGQLNAGAHSRNLRGGSLTNAHSDVVKLFQRIRDESHRFAVSYHTVLKRQKQTASDLEEIPGIGPATRRKLIRTFGSLRAVKSATPEQIASAIGESKAKKIQPYL; this is translated from the coding sequence ATGAACAAAAAACTTGAGGCCAAGTTAAAAACGCTCCCATTAAGTCCGGGTGTATATTTTCATAAAAGCGCTAATGGCGAGATTATTTATGTTGGCAAGGCGGCGGTCCTGAAAAACCGTGTGCGCCAGTATTTCCAATCGCAACGAGATATGGATGTAAAAACTCGAGCATTAGTAGCGGAAATCGATGATACGGACTGGACAGAAACTGAGTCAGAAATCGATGCGCTATTTTTGGAATCAGAGATGGTGAAACGATACATGCCGCGTTTCAATATACTTTTGCGCGACGACAAGTCTCAAATATACGTGCGTATCGATATGAAAAGTGAATGGCCGACGGTTAGCTTTACTCGTAATCCAGCCGATGACGAAGCGGAGTACTTTGGTCCGTACTACAATGGTTTCGCTATAAAAAAAGCATTACGATATTTACGCCGCGTGTTTCCGTATTACACGAAAGTGCCAAAAACCGGCCAGCGTGAAGACCTAGACACGCACATAGGCCTAAGTCCAGCTCCTAGTACAACGAGCGGCGAATATAAAGCGACGCTTCGCAAGCTTATTCGTTATTTCGAGGGTGGCCGCAAGACTTTGGCAAAGGAAATAGAGAAGGATATGCGTCTTGCTGCCAAAATGCATGATTTTGAAAATGCAGCTCGACTACGTAACCGTTTGAATGATTTGGCGGAACTTCAGCGCAAGATTATGTTTGGTGACAGAGAGTTTTTGGATATAAGTAAGGATCGCGCTCTCGGTGACCTGACTAGCTTGTTGGCACTTCCAAAGGTTCCGGCGCGTATCGAAGGTTACGACATCAGCCATATGGGGGGCGTTAACGTAGTTGCTAGCATGGTGGTGTTTACGAATGGTGTCAGTAATCGCAGTGAGTATCGTAAGTTTAAGATGAGAATCGAGCAAAATAACGACACGGCCAATATGCACGAAACAATCTTGCGGCGATTTAGCCCAAAGAACGTTAAAGAGTGGGGCACGCCTGACTTGATACTGATTGACGGCGGCAAAGGACAGTTGGACGCTGCTATTAAGGCCTTGGAATCTCGTGAACTTCACGTGCCGATTATCAGTATTGCAAAGCGCGAGGAAGAAATCATTGTTCACCAGACACGGTCGAACATTGACACGAAGGTGCTTGAGAGTCTCATAAAAAACCCGACTACGCATGAATATGTAGAAAGATCGGGTGCATACTATGTCGTAAATCTACACCCAGGTCAGCTTAATGCCGGTGCGCATTCGCGTAATTTACGAGGGGGTTCACTTACTAATGCTCATTCCGATGTCGTGAAACTATTCCAACGCATTCGTGATGAGTCACATCGCTTTGCTGTTAGCTACCATACGGTACTTAAACGTCAAAAGCAGACTGCTAGTGATTTAGAAGAGATACCTGGCATAGGTCCAGCCACACGACGTAAACTCATCCGCACGTTTGGTAGTCTACGCGCAGTCAAGTCTGCAACTCCTGAGCAAATCGCCAGTGCAATAGGTGAGTCGAAAGCCAAAAAAATTCAACCATATCTATGA
- a CDS encoding aminopeptidase P N-terminal domain-containing protein, with translation MTALDKSFFTGNRERVYDELKGGILAVPAYTQMQRGNDAAAHFEQEGNFWYLTGVEHPDWWLLMDAKRRRSWLVAPTVEQHHEIFDGSLSPEDAKKISGVDEIIDRQEADSWLRQVARSHRLVHTVDAPSGADRFGFTLNPAAHEMHDKLERIFTSVSDFRLELARLRAVKQLVEIAVMQSAIDLTVKSFADVKKKIDSYKYEYEVEADFTYDFRKSGAQGHAYDPIVAFGKNACTLHYIHNNDKLNKGKLLLIDIGARQNGYAADITRTYAVGKPTKRQQAVHDAVREAQKQIIELIEPGLQAEAYFNKVDNIMQEALISLGLIRDASDPDYRKYFPHSIGHGLGIDVHDALGRPDAFKPGMVMTVEPGIYIPEEGIGVRIEDDILITDNGYKNLSAKLSTDL, from the coding sequence ATGACTGCATTGGACAAGTCTTTTTTTACAGGAAATCGCGAACGGGTTTACGATGAACTGAAGGGCGGCATACTAGCCGTACCTGCGTATACTCAGATGCAGCGCGGCAACGATGCAGCAGCGCATTTTGAGCAAGAAGGCAATTTTTGGTATCTTACGGGCGTCGAACACCCTGACTGGTGGTTACTTATGGATGCAAAGCGACGTCGTTCGTGGCTGGTTGCACCAACCGTAGAGCAGCATCATGAGATTTTTGATGGAAGCTTATCACCTGAAGATGCTAAAAAAATCAGTGGTGTTGATGAAATAATTGATCGACAGGAAGCCGATAGTTGGTTGCGTCAGGTGGCTCGTTCTCATAGGCTTGTTCATACTGTTGATGCGCCTTCCGGTGCCGATAGGTTTGGCTTTACTTTAAATCCGGCGGCGCATGAAATGCATGACAAATTAGAGCGAATTTTCACTAGCGTCAGCGATTTTCGTTTGGAGCTTGCTCGTCTGCGTGCCGTTAAGCAGCTGGTCGAAATAGCTGTTATGCAATCCGCTATCGACCTGACCGTCAAAAGTTTTGCCGACGTTAAGAAAAAAATCGACAGTTATAAATATGAATATGAAGTAGAAGCCGACTTTACATATGATTTTCGTAAATCGGGGGCGCAGGGTCATGCATACGACCCAATTGTTGCTTTTGGTAAAAATGCCTGCACGCTGCACTACATACATAACAATGACAAGTTGAACAAAGGTAAGCTGCTGCTGATTGATATCGGTGCTCGACAAAATGGCTACGCGGCAGACATTACACGCACTTATGCCGTCGGCAAGCCAACAAAGCGCCAACAAGCAGTACACGACGCTGTTCGAGAAGCACAGAAGCAAATTATCGAGCTCATCGAACCCGGGCTTCAGGCGGAAGCCTACTTTAATAAAGTAGACAACATTATGCAGGAAGCTCTGATAAGTCTTGGCTTAATTAGAGATGCTAGCGATCCTGACTATCGCAAATATTTCCCACATTCAATCGGTCACGGTCTTGGTATAGACGTGCATGATGCTCTTGGGCGGCCCGACGCATTTAAGCCGGGTATGGTCATGACGGTGGAGCCCGGTATATACATACCCGAAGAAGGCATTGGCGTTCGGATAGAGGATGACATCTTGATTACCGACAATGGGTATAAAAATCTGAGCGCAAAGCTGTCAACCGACTTATAA
- a CDS encoding phage holin family protein, with amino-acid sequence MRKQFAVFLVRWLLNSFGLWLAVRLLGTGYSDVQVNATLSAFLLAGLIFSLVNTILRPIIVILSLPAILLTLGLFMLVVNGILVYVSLKLAPGLQMSFFNSILTGMILSLINYIVSSVLEMSTHRRETT; translated from the coding sequence ATGCGTAAACAATTCGCAGTATTTCTAGTCCGCTGGCTACTGAATTCATTCGGACTTTGGCTGGCTGTCCGATTATTAGGCACCGGCTATAGCGACGTACAAGTTAATGCTACTCTCAGCGCCTTTTTGCTAGCCGGATTGATTTTTTCTCTGGTCAACACCATCTTGCGACCAATCATTGTCATACTCTCATTACCGGCAATTCTATTGACGCTCGGTTTGTTTATGTTGGTAGTTAATGGCATTTTGGTTTACGTATCGCTCAAACTGGCACCGGGGTTGCAAATGTCATTCTTTAACTCAATTCTTACCGGTATGATACTAAGTCTGATAAACTATATAGTGAGTAGCGTACTAGAGATGAGTACGCATCGAAGGGAGACAACATGA
- the secG gene encoding preprotein translocase subunit SecG, with amino-acid sequence MTIDGILQYVMIGSGVLMIASILLQQRGASLGAGFGSSGELYTTRRGLDKNLFEATIVLAVIFILSILAGLLIPA; translated from the coding sequence ATGACAATCGACGGAATTCTACAATATGTAATGATCGGATCTGGGGTGCTGATGATAGCAAGTATCTTACTACAGCAGCGAGGTGCATCTCTTGGCGCCGGTTTCGGCAGCTCCGGTGAACTCTACACCACAAGGCGTGGGCTCGACAAAAACTTATTTGAAGCAACCATTGTGCTGGCAGTGATTTTTATATTATCAATACTGGCAGGACTGCTGATCCCAGCTTAA